From Streptomyces qinzhouensis, one genomic window encodes:
- a CDS encoding resuscitation-promoting factor, which produces MSEETTANTGRYGGRPAGPDASGGTDPDGPEPLPGTWAYAVGAGASGPRAGYEVPVARPAPPGYGGAGGPTGPDPSQGRGPAAGPVVDPARARGGRRRRPAVARPARTELLRKLLPQALVVVFLAGGTSAFLVSDKAVRLTVDGVPRTLHTFADDVGELLDAEGVAVGGHDIVAPGPAAALASGDEVVVRYGRPIALTLDGTRRTIWTTAETVEDALRQLGVRAEGAYLSASRSDGITRAGLALDVRTERAVTILADGRARTLRTNAATVARALAEAGIALDGEDTASVPLDAFPLDGQTITVLRITGSRQVREEPVPYDTIRTADPGAFTGTETVVQQGRPGTRRVTYALRTVNGVREKPRKVAEETLRRPVTQRVRYGTRPLPRSVAGTSGLDWDALARCESGGRANAVDPSGTYGGLYQFDVSTWRSLGGTGRPQDAPAPEQTFRAKKLYVQRGAAPWPHCGRRL; this is translated from the coding sequence GTGAGCGAAGAGACCACCGCGAACACCGGGCGGTACGGGGGCCGGCCCGCGGGCCCGGACGCGTCCGGCGGTACGGATCCGGACGGCCCGGAACCGCTGCCGGGCACCTGGGCCTATGCGGTGGGGGCGGGCGCGTCCGGGCCCCGGGCCGGCTACGAGGTTCCGGTTGCCCGTCCGGCCCCGCCCGGGTACGGGGGCGCGGGCGGGCCCACCGGTCCGGATCCGAGTCAGGGTCGGGGTCCGGCCGCCGGTCCCGTCGTGGACCCGGCCCGGGCCCGCGGCGGGCGCCGCCGGCGGCCCGCGGTGGCCCGTCCCGCCCGGACCGAACTGCTGCGGAAGCTGCTTCCGCAGGCCCTCGTCGTCGTCTTCCTCGCGGGCGGCACCTCCGCGTTCCTCGTCAGCGACAAGGCCGTCCGGCTCACGGTCGACGGCGTACCGCGCACCCTGCACACCTTCGCCGACGACGTCGGGGAGCTCCTCGACGCCGAGGGGGTGGCCGTCGGCGGCCATGACATCGTGGCGCCGGGCCCGGCGGCCGCACTGGCCAGCGGGGACGAGGTCGTCGTCCGGTACGGCCGGCCGATCGCCCTCACCCTCGACGGCACCCGTCGCACGATCTGGACCACCGCGGAGACCGTGGAGGACGCGCTGCGGCAGCTCGGCGTCCGCGCCGAGGGCGCCTATCTGTCGGCGTCCCGGTCGGACGGGATCACCCGCGCCGGGCTCGCCCTCGACGTCCGCACGGAACGCGCGGTCACCATCCTCGCCGACGGCCGCGCCCGCACCCTGCGGACGAACGCGGCGACGGTCGCCCGGGCCCTCGCGGAGGCGGGCATCGCGCTCGACGGCGAGGACACCGCCTCCGTACCGCTCGACGCCTTTCCGCTCGACGGCCAGACGATCACGGTGCTGCGGATCACCGGCTCGCGTCAGGTACGGGAGGAACCCGTCCCGTACGACACCATCCGCACGGCGGACCCCGGCGCGTTCACGGGCACGGAGACCGTCGTCCAGCAGGGCCGCCCGGGCACCCGGCGGGTGACGTACGCGCTGCGGACGGTGAACGGCGTCCGTGAGAAGCCGCGGAAGGTCGCCGAGGAGACCCTCCGGCGGCCGGTCACCCAGCGCGTCCGCTACGGGACCCGCCCGCTGCCCCGGTCGGTCGCGGGCACCTCGGGACTGGACTGGGACGCCCTCGCCCGCTGCGAGTCCGGCGGCCGGGCCAACGCGGTCGACCCCTCGGGCACCTACGGCGGCCTCTACCAGTTCGACGTTTCCACCTGGCGCTCCCTGGGCGGCACGGGCCGCCCCCAGGACGCCCCGGCGCCGGAGCAGACCTTCCGCGCGAAGAAGCTCTACGTCCAGCGCGGCGCGGCCCCCTGGCCGCACTGCGGCCGCCGGCTGTA
- a CDS encoding TatD family hydrolase codes for MSSKSAPPPLPEPLRVPVADSHTHLDMQEGTVEEALARAAAVGVTTVVQVGCDIEGSRWAARTAAAHPGVHAAVALHPNEAPRIVLGDPGNGGPRRAVRPPGGDAALDAALAEIDALAALPEVKAVGETGLDYFRTGEDGVAAQERSFRAHIEIAKRHGKALVIHDRDAHADVLRVLAEEGAPERTVFHCYSGDADMAKVCAAAGYYMSFAGNVTFKNAQPLRDALAAAPRELILVETDAPFLTPAPYRGRPNAPYLIPVTLRAMAAVKGLDEDTLAAAVAANTAAAFGY; via the coding sequence ATGAGTTCGAAGTCCGCCCCGCCGCCGCTGCCCGAACCCCTCCGGGTCCCCGTCGCCGACTCGCACACCCACCTCGACATGCAGGAGGGCACCGTCGAGGAGGCACTGGCCCGGGCGGCGGCCGTGGGAGTGACCACGGTCGTCCAGGTCGGCTGCGATATCGAGGGCTCCCGCTGGGCCGCCCGTACCGCCGCCGCGCACCCCGGCGTCCACGCGGCCGTCGCCCTCCACCCCAACGAGGCCCCCAGGATCGTCCTCGGCGACCCCGGGAACGGCGGGCCCCGCCGGGCCGTGCGGCCGCCCGGCGGGGACGCCGCCCTCGACGCGGCGCTCGCCGAGATCGACGCGCTCGCGGCCCTGCCGGAGGTGAAGGCCGTCGGTGAGACCGGTCTCGACTACTTCCGTACCGGTGAGGACGGCGTCGCCGCCCAGGAGCGGTCCTTCCGCGCCCATATCGAGATCGCCAAACGCCACGGCAAGGCGCTGGTCATCCACGACCGGGACGCCCACGCGGACGTGCTGCGGGTCCTCGCCGAGGAGGGCGCGCCCGAACGCACGGTCTTCCACTGCTACTCGGGCGACGCCGATATGGCGAAGGTGTGCGCGGCGGCGGGCTACTACATGTCGTTCGCGGGCAACGTCACCTTCAAGAACGCCCAGCCGCTGCGCGACGCCCTCGCCGCCGCCCCGCGCGAGCTGATCCTCGTCGAGACCGACGCGCCCTTCCTGACGCCCGCGCCCTACCGCGGACGGCCTAACGCCCCGTATCTCATTCCGGTCACGCTGCGGGCGATGGCTGCGGTGAAGGGGCTCGACGAGGACACGCTGGCCGCGGCGGTGGCGGCCAATACGGCGGCGGCGTTCGGCTACTGA
- the rsmI gene encoding 16S rRNA (cytidine(1402)-2'-O)-methyltransferase, translated as MTQNAGPATAATAGTLVLAGTPIGDPGDAPPRLADELRAADIVAAEDTRKLRRLTQALDARPGGRVVSYFEGNEAARTPELVDALAGGARVLLVTDAGMPSVSDPGYRLVAAAVEADIRVTAVPGPSAVLTALALSGLPVDRFCFEGFLPRKAGERLARLRENEQERRTLVYFEATHRIEETLAAMAEVFGPDRRAAVCRELTKTYEEVKRGGLAELAAWAADGVRGEITVVVEGAPAPGPGDLTPAELVARVRAREEAGERRKEAIAAVAAEAGLPKRDVFDAVVAAKNESR; from the coding sequence GTGACTCAGAACGCCGGACCGGCCACCGCAGCGACTGCCGGAACCCTCGTCCTCGCCGGGACGCCCATCGGCGACCCCGGCGACGCCCCGCCGCGCCTCGCCGACGAACTGCGCGCCGCGGACATCGTCGCCGCCGAGGACACCCGGAAGCTGCGGCGCCTCACCCAGGCGCTCGACGCCCGGCCCGGCGGCCGGGTCGTCTCGTACTTCGAGGGCAACGAGGCCGCCCGTACCCCCGAACTCGTCGACGCCCTCGCCGGCGGCGCCCGGGTGCTGCTGGTCACCGATGCGGGGATGCCGTCGGTCTCGGATCCGGGCTACCGGCTCGTCGCCGCCGCCGTCGAGGCGGACATCAGGGTGACCGCGGTCCCCGGACCTTCGGCCGTGCTGACCGCGCTCGCGCTCTCCGGGCTGCCGGTCGACCGCTTCTGCTTCGAGGGCTTTCTGCCGCGCAAGGCGGGCGAGCGGCTGGCCAGGCTCCGTGAGAACGAGCAGGAGCGGCGGACCCTCGTCTACTTCGAGGCCACCCACCGCATCGAGGAGACGCTCGCCGCGATGGCCGAGGTCTTCGGCCCGGACCGGCGCGCCGCCGTCTGCCGGGAGCTGACCAAGACGTACGAGGAGGTCAAGCGGGGCGGTCTGGCCGAGCTGGCGGCCTGGGCGGCGGACGGGGTACGGGGGGAGATCACCGTTGTCGTCGAGGGTGCCCCGGCCCCCGGGCCCGGCGACCTCACCCCCGCCGAGCTGGTGGCCCGGGTCCGGGCCCGGGAGGAGGCGGGGGAGCGGCGCAAGGAGGCCATCGCGGCGGTCGCCGCCGAGGCCGGGCTGCCCAAGCGCGACGTTTTCGACGCGGTGGTCGCGGCGAAGAACGAGAGCCGGTGA
- a CDS encoding dolichyl-phosphate-mannose--protein mannosyltransferase, producing the protein MTSTAPSPLQRGADDPPPPADWPARLRRFGYAPRPVTGLRERLVPPYARPSAKIWPVLGVPPHRVEPLLRISAWAGPLLVTLFAGIIRFWNLGKPHAVIFDETYYAKDSWALINQGYEGNWPKDIDKRILQDPSAVPIPTDPGYVVHPPVGKWVIGLGEKLFGFEPFGWRFMVALLGTLSVLMICRIGRRLFRSTFLGCVAGLLLAVDGLHFVMSRTALLDLVLMFFVVAAFGCLLVDRDRARARLAGALPVDAEGLLRPDATIAERLRLGARPWRIAAGVMLGLAAGTKWNGLYILAAFGLLTVLWDVGARRTAGAVRPYTAVARRDLVPAFVATVPVAVVTYIATWSGWIFTDKGHLRNWASTGPGRETAWPFLPDWLRSLWHYEAEVYEFHVNLTSGHTYQSNPWSWIVMGRPVSYYYKDPKPGTGGCPADTAGGCASEVLALGTPLLWWAGCAAIVYVLWRWLFRRDWRAGAIACAIVAGWVPWFFYQERTIFVFYAVVFVPFLCLAVAMLVGAILGPRGSTEPRRAVGAIGAGVLVLLIIWNFIYFHPLYTGAVIPMSEWQDRMWLDTWV; encoded by the coding sequence GTGACCAGTACCGCGCCATCGCCCCTCCAGCGCGGGGCCGACGACCCGCCGCCCCCCGCCGACTGGCCCGCGCGTCTGCGGCGCTTCGGGTACGCCCCGCGGCCGGTGACCGGACTGCGCGAACGGCTGGTACCGCCGTACGCCCGGCCGTCCGCGAAGATCTGGCCGGTGCTCGGTGTGCCCCCGCACCGGGTCGAACCGCTGCTGCGGATCTCCGCCTGGGCGGGTCCGCTGCTGGTCACGCTGTTCGCCGGGATCATCCGGTTCTGGAATCTGGGCAAACCGCATGCGGTGATATTCGACGAGACGTACTACGCCAAGGACTCCTGGGCGCTGATCAACCAGGGGTACGAGGGCAACTGGCCCAAGGACATCGACAAGCGGATCCTCCAGGACCCGTCGGCCGTGCCGATCCCCACCGATCCGGGGTACGTGGTCCATCCCCCGGTCGGCAAGTGGGTCATCGGCCTGGGCGAGAAGCTGTTCGGTTTCGAACCGTTCGGCTGGCGTTTCATGGTGGCGCTGCTCGGCACCCTCTCGGTGCTGATGATCTGCCGGATCGGCCGGCGGCTGTTCCGCTCCACCTTCCTCGGCTGTGTGGCGGGGCTGCTGCTGGCGGTCGACGGTCTGCACTTCGTGATGAGCCGTACCGCCCTGCTCGACCTGGTGCTGATGTTCTTCGTGGTCGCCGCCTTCGGCTGTCTGCTGGTCGACCGGGACCGGGCCAGAGCCCGGCTGGCCGGCGCGCTGCCGGTGGACGCGGAGGGGCTGCTGCGGCCGGACGCGACCATCGCGGAGAGGCTACGGCTCGGCGCGCGGCCCTGGCGGATCGCGGCGGGTGTGATGCTGGGCCTGGCCGCCGGGACGAAGTGGAACGGTCTGTACATCCTGGCCGCGTTCGGTCTGCTGACCGTGCTGTGGGACGTGGGCGCGCGCCGCACGGCGGGCGCGGTGCGGCCGTACACGGCGGTGGCCCGGCGCGATCTGGTGCCCGCGTTCGTGGCGACGGTGCCGGTCGCCGTGGTCACGTACATCGCCACCTGGTCCGGGTGGATCTTCACGGACAAGGGGCATCTGCGGAACTGGGCGTCGACCGGGCCGGGCCGGGAGACCGCCTGGCCGTTCCTCCCGGACTGGCTGCGCAGCCTGTGGCACTACGAGGCGGAGGTGTACGAGTTCCATGTGAACCTGACCTCGGGCCATACGTACCAGTCCAACCCCTGGAGCTGGATCGTGATGGGCCGCCCGGTCTCGTACTACTACAAGGACCCGAAGCCGGGCACCGGCGGCTGTCCGGCCGATACGGCGGGCGGCTGCGCCTCCGAGGTGCTGGCGCTGGGCACACCGCTGCTGTGGTGGGCGGGGTGCGCGGCGATCGTCTATGTGCTGTGGCGCTGGCTGTTCCGGCGCGACTGGCGGGCGGGCGCGATCGCCTGCGCCATCGTGGCGGGCTGGGTGCCGTGGTTCTTCTACCAGGAGCGGACGATCTTCGTGTTCTACGCGGTGGTCTTCGTGCCGTTCCTCTGTCTGGCGGTCGCGATGCTGGTCGGGGCGATCCTGGGGCCACGGGGGTCGACCGAACCCCGGCGGGCGGTGGGCGCGATCGGCGCGGGCGTCCTGGTGCTGCTGATCATCTGGAACTTCATCTACTTCCATCCGCTCTACACGGGCGCGGTGATCCCGATGAGCGAATGGCAGGACCGGATGTGGCTGGACACCTGGGTTTAG
- a CDS encoding penicillin-binding transpeptidase domain-containing protein, producing MRSGAKVAVVGGVFLVVAGGVAYGGYQFYGPDDDRTDLTVTKQTGPPGVEEVNRTTRKFLAAWAKGDADTAAGLTDNAAEARALISGFRTEAKVSAVEIVPGPATNTTVPFTVKATVTYEGRSKPFGYASKLTVVRGVTSGRALVNWQPAVVHPQLTKGAKLVTGPAANPPITAVDREGRELPKARYPSLSAVLDGLRERFGKAAGGTPGVELVVESPAENVPDRTLLALTEGKPGKLKTTIDAGVQAAAEKAVKGHAKASVVAIQPSTGEIRAVANTPAEGFNTALMGAQAPGSTMKIVSAAMMLEHGLVTGPDSKVECPKTVQWDGRTFENLKQFTVPNATFRQAFARSCNTTFIKAIKPLTDKGVAGDALGETARKYFGLGLDWKTGTSTHDGKVPQSTGTETAASYIGQGRITMNALNMASVAATVKNGGFKQPTFIADRPDRSEFATAEALPPAMANTLRSLMRADATGGSGQQAMAPVGGDKGSKTGSAEVGDQTKSNSWFTGFAGDLSAAAVVQEGGRGGVAAGPVVASVLNAR from the coding sequence ATGCGCAGTGGAGCGAAGGTCGCCGTCGTCGGCGGGGTGTTTCTGGTCGTGGCGGGCGGGGTCGCGTACGGCGGCTATCAGTTCTACGGGCCCGACGACGACCGCACGGATCTGACGGTGACGAAACAGACCGGGCCACCCGGCGTCGAGGAGGTCAACCGGACGACCCGGAAGTTCCTCGCCGCCTGGGCGAAGGGCGATGCGGACACCGCGGCCGGGCTCACCGACAACGCCGCCGAGGCGCGGGCGCTGATATCCGGGTTCCGTACGGAGGCGAAGGTGTCGGCCGTCGAGATCGTTCCGGGGCCGGCGACGAACACGACGGTGCCGTTCACGGTGAAGGCGACGGTGACGTACGAGGGCCGGAGCAAGCCGTTCGGCTATGCGTCGAAGCTGACCGTGGTCCGCGGCGTGACCTCGGGCCGGGCGCTGGTGAACTGGCAGCCCGCGGTCGTCCATCCGCAGCTCACCAAGGGCGCGAAGCTGGTCACGGGACCGGCGGCCAATCCGCCGATCACGGCCGTGGACCGCGAGGGCCGGGAGCTGCCCAAGGCGCGGTACCCGTCACTGTCGGCGGTCCTGGACGGGCTGCGGGAGCGGTTCGGCAAGGCGGCGGGCGGTACGCCCGGGGTCGAGCTGGTGGTGGAGTCGCCGGCCGAGAATGTGCCGGACCGGACGCTGCTCGCCCTCACCGAGGGGAAGCCGGGCAAGCTGAAGACCACCATCGACGCCGGGGTGCAGGCGGCGGCGGAGAAGGCGGTCAAGGGGCACGCGAAGGCCTCGGTCGTGGCGATCCAGCCCTCCACGGGCGAGATCCGGGCGGTCGCCAACACCCCCGCGGAGGGCTTCAACACGGCCCTGATGGGCGCTCAGGCCCCCGGCTCGACGATGAAGATCGTGTCGGCGGCGATGATGCTGGAGCACGGGCTGGTGACCGGCCCGGACAGCAAGGTGGAGTGCCCCAAGACGGTGCAGTGGGACGGCCGGACCTTCGAGAACCTGAAGCAGTTCACGGTGCCGAACGCCACCTTCCGGCAGGCGTTCGCCCGCTCCTGCAACACCACCTTCATCAAGGCCATCAAGCCGCTGACCGACAAGGGTGTCGCGGGCGACGCGCTGGGCGAGACGGCCCGCAAGTACTTCGGTCTCGGGCTGGACTGGAAGACGGGGACGTCGACCCACGACGGCAAGGTGCCGCAGTCCACCGGGACGGAGACCGCCGCCTCGTACATCGGGCAGGGCAGGATCACCATGAACGCGCTGAACATGGCGTCCGTGGCGGCGACGGTGAAGAACGGCGGCTTCAAACAGCCGACGTTCATCGCGGACCGGCCGGACCGGTCCGAATTCGCCACCGCGGAGGCCCTGCCGCCCGCGATGGCGAACACCCTGCGGTCGCTGATGCGGGCGGACGCGACCGGCGGATCGGGGCAGCAGGCGATGGCGCCGGTCGGCGGCGACAAGGGGTCGAAGACCGGTTCGGCGGAGGTCGGCGACCAGACCAAGAGCAACTCGTGGTTCACCGGGTTCGCCGGGGATCTGTCGGCGGCGGCCGTCGTCCAGGAGGGCGGCCGGGGCGGTGTGGCCGCGGGGCCGGTGGTGGCCTCGGTGCTGAACGCGCGCTGA
- a CDS encoding YbaK/EbsC family protein, with protein MSTHDSTGSAAHPRFAAALEELGLEVPVRRFPDATRTAAEAAAAIGCDPGEIVKSLIFTADGEPVLVLMDGASRVDVERVRAELGAGAVKRAGADLVRATTGYAIGGVPPFGHLTRTRVLADRGLLAHGVVWAAAGTPHTVFPLDPESLIKHAGGTVVDVRERSE; from the coding sequence ATGAGCACTCATGACAGCACCGGTTCCGCAGCCCATCCCCGTTTCGCCGCCGCCCTCGAGGAGTTGGGACTCGAGGTTCCGGTACGCCGGTTCCCCGACGCGACCCGGACCGCCGCCGAGGCCGCGGCGGCCATCGGCTGCGATCCGGGCGAGATCGTCAAGTCGCTGATCTTCACGGCGGACGGGGAGCCGGTCCTGGTGCTGATGGACGGGGCGTCCCGGGTGGATGTGGAGCGGGTACGGGCGGAGCTGGGGGCCGGTGCCGTCAAGCGCGCCGGCGCCGATCTCGTCCGGGCGACCACGGGCTACGCGATCGGCGGGGTGCCCCCCTTCGGGCATCTGACCCGCACCCGGGTGCTGGCGGACCGCGGACTGCTCGCCCACGGTGTGGTGTGGGCGGCGGCCGGGACCCCGCACACGGTCTTCCCGCTGGACCCCGAATCGCTGATCAAACACGCGGGCGGCACGGTCGTGGACGTACGGGAACGTTCGGAATGA
- a CDS encoding ABC transporter permease: MSPHPTPTPARTPAVRGPRTPGPGRAALRAGGRRGLIELRQSFTNGADLVSHFLWPVLLLVALFLLRDREFGAEGIPFGTFALPGILGMNIAMGMVSMSQILTADREDGTLLRARATPYGLRGFITGKVVSVGGGLLADLAILLVPGLLIVDGLTVDGTADRLTLLWAPVLGMLATLPVGAVLGSLAGSARAQGLVQLPVLGMIAVSGIFHPVTALPEWLQWTAQLTPVYWLGLAMRSVFLPDEAAAAEIGGSWRLWEAAGVLGLWAVLGLLVAPVVLRRAARRESGSNLSDRRERALRRSV, translated from the coding sequence ATGAGCCCGCACCCCACGCCCACGCCCGCCCGCACGCCCGCCGTCCGGGGCCCCCGCACCCCCGGCCCGGGGCGCGCCGCGCTCCGCGCCGGTGGGCGCCGCGGGCTGATCGAACTGCGCCAGTCCTTCACCAACGGCGCCGACCTCGTCTCCCACTTCCTCTGGCCCGTCCTGCTGCTGGTCGCCCTGTTCCTCCTGCGGGACCGGGAGTTCGGCGCCGAGGGAATCCCGTTCGGTACCTTCGCCCTGCCGGGCATCCTCGGAATGAACATCGCCATGGGGATGGTCAGCATGAGCCAGATCCTCACCGCCGACCGGGAGGACGGCACCCTGCTGCGGGCCCGCGCCACCCCTTACGGGCTGCGCGGTTTCATCACCGGCAAGGTTGTCTCCGTCGGCGGCGGGCTCCTCGCCGATCTGGCGATCCTCCTCGTCCCCGGGCTGCTGATCGTGGACGGTCTGACGGTCGACGGCACCGCCGACCGGCTGACCCTGCTCTGGGCGCCGGTCCTCGGCATGCTGGCGACCCTGCCGGTCGGCGCGGTCCTGGGCTCGCTGGCCGGCTCCGCCCGCGCCCAGGGACTGGTCCAGCTGCCCGTGCTGGGGATGATCGCGGTCTCCGGGATCTTCCACCCCGTCACCGCCCTGCCGGAGTGGCTCCAGTGGACCGCCCAGCTGACCCCGGTCTACTGGCTGGGGCTCGCGATGCGCTCCGTCTTCCTGCCCGACGAGGCGGCGGCCGCGGAGATCGGCGGTAGCTGGCGGCTGTGGGAGGCCGCCGGGGTGCTGGGGCTCTGGGCGGTCCTGGGACTGCTCGTTGCGCCGGTGGTACTGCGCCGGGCGGCCCGCCGCGAGTCGGGTTCGAACCTGTCGGACCGGCGCGAACGCGCGCTGCGGCGGAGCGTCTGA
- a CDS encoding ABC transporter ATP-binding protein: MNDRPEQEPGQRPPVVLDVAGLRMRYGTHDVLRDVTFRAHRGEVLALLGPNGAGKTTTVEILEGFRARSAGRAEVLGTDPALGGERWRARTGIVLQSWRDHGKWRVRELLAHLGSYYAPYATPAVARPWDPDDLIAAVGLTADAGRKIRTLSGGRRRRLDAAIGLVGRPEVLFLDEPTTGFDPEARAEFHTLVRRLAAEHATTVLLTTHDLDEADRLADRILVLAGGRIVADGTAAELARRYAAPDEVRWTAGGRRHTATTADSTAFARQLFHRHGDALGELEVRRASLADTYAALVRRGEREETAR, translated from the coding sequence ATGAACGACCGACCGGAACAGGAACCCGGGCAGCGGCCGCCCGTGGTCCTCGATGTCGCCGGGCTGCGGATGCGCTACGGCACCCACGACGTCCTGCGCGATGTCACCTTCCGCGCCCACCGCGGGGAGGTCCTGGCCCTCCTCGGCCCCAACGGCGCGGGCAAGACCACCACCGTGGAGATCCTCGAAGGCTTCCGGGCCCGGTCCGCGGGACGGGCCGAAGTCCTCGGCACGGATCCGGCGCTCGGCGGGGAACGGTGGCGGGCCCGGACCGGGATCGTCCTCCAGTCCTGGCGCGACCACGGCAAATGGCGGGTACGGGAGCTCCTCGCCCACCTCGGTTCGTACTACGCCCCCTATGCGACGCCCGCCGTCGCCCGGCCCTGGGACCCCGACGATCTGATCGCCGCGGTCGGACTCACCGCGGACGCCGGCCGGAAGATCCGTACCCTCTCCGGCGGCCGGCGCCGCCGTCTCGATGCCGCCATCGGCCTCGTCGGCCGCCCCGAGGTGCTCTTCCTCGACGAGCCGACCACCGGTTTCGACCCCGAGGCCCGGGCCGAGTTCCACACCCTCGTCCGGCGGCTCGCCGCCGAACACGCCACCACCGTCCTGCTCACCACCCACGACCTCGACGAGGCGGACCGGCTCGCCGACCGCATCCTCGTACTGGCCGGGGGCCGGATCGTCGCCGACGGCACCGCCGCCGAACTCGCCCGCCGGTACGCCGCCCCGGACGAGGTCCGGTGGACGGCCGGCGGGCGCCGGCACACCGCCACCACCGCCGACTCCACCGCCTTCGCCCGGCAGCTGTTCCACCGCCACGGCGACGCACTCGGCGAACTGGAGGTCCGCCGGGCGTCCCTCGCCGATACCTACGCGGCCCTCGTCCGCCGGGGGGAACGGGAGGAGACCGCCCGATGA
- a CDS encoding GbsR/MarR family transcriptional regulator, with amino-acid sequence MPGGRLTEDERRLIAGWLSEGLGYAEAARRLGRPTSTVSREVARNGGPGAYRADHAHRATAWRARRSGGRTAPASGGDRSTEPEEARLFWEQFAAAMAATGLPRMAARVLTELFTTDSGSLTAAELALRLRVSPASVSKAVGYLEGLGTIRRERDREPGRRRDRYVVDDDLWLSAWNSGTDSTARWAGTALRGAELLGTETPAGARLHRTALFFHRLAADMAAGPVPAADGDRVLTLLAALVEAGGPRTTDALAAALGWPAERVAQAVATAVRHPELTDPLALRETAPGSWTAAARPGRLSPAQRTALAAPGAP; translated from the coding sequence GTGCCGGGAGGCCGACTGACCGAGGACGAGCGGCGGCTGATCGCGGGCTGGCTGTCCGAGGGGCTCGGGTACGCGGAGGCGGCCCGGCGGCTGGGGCGGCCGACGTCCACGGTGAGCCGGGAGGTGGCCCGCAACGGCGGGCCCGGCGCCTATCGCGCGGACCACGCGCACCGGGCCACGGCCTGGCGGGCCCGCCGCTCCGGCGGCCGTACCGCCCCGGCGTCCGGCGGCGACCGGAGCACGGAACCGGAGGAAGCCCGGCTGTTCTGGGAGCAGTTCGCGGCGGCGATGGCCGCGACCGGGCTGCCCCGGATGGCCGCCCGGGTCCTGACCGAGCTGTTCACCACCGACTCCGGCAGTCTGACGGCCGCCGAGCTGGCGCTCCGGCTGCGGGTCAGCCCGGCCTCCGTCTCCAAGGCCGTGGGCTACCTGGAAGGGCTGGGCACGATCCGGCGCGAGCGGGACCGCGAGCCGGGGCGGCGGCGCGACCGGTATGTCGTCGACGACGATCTGTGGCTCTCGGCCTGGAACTCGGGCACGGACTCCACCGCCCGGTGGGCCGGGACCGCGCTGCGCGGCGCGGAGCTGCTGGGCACGGAGACGCCCGCGGGGGCCCGGCTGCACCGGACCGCGCTCTTCTTCCACCGGCTCGCGGCCGATATGGCCGCCGGGCCCGTCCCGGCGGCCGACGGCGACCGCGTTCTGACCCTGCTGGCGGCGCTGGTCGAGGCGGGCGGCCCGCGCACCACGGACGCCCTGGCCGCGGCCCTGGGCTGGCCGGCGGAGCGGGTCGCACAGGCCGTGGCGACCGCCGTACGGCATCCGGAGCTGACCGACCCGCTGGCGCTGCGGGAGACCGCCCCCGGCAGCTGGACCGCGGCGGCCCGGCCCGGCCGGCTGAGCCCGGCCCAGCGGACGGCCCTGGCCGCCCCGGGGGCGCCGTAA